DNA from Rhodobacteraceae bacterium M382:
ATTGCCCTGTGTCTGGTCAGCTTTGCCGCACCGTTTCGATTGGGAAAATCCATTGTCGAATTGCGCTGATCCCGCCAGTCGCCTCCAGACATTGCCAGCCGGCACAGCCGCGGCACCCCGTCCCAAAGGTGATTTTGCCACGCCCTGAGCGCGATGGGGATAAATCCTTGAACATGGGTGGGGTTTTCTGCGACGTTGCAGGCAATCGCCAGACACATATGGGACCACAGCAGCAAATCGCGACACCAACGGCCAGCGGCGACAGGTGCGACAAGGGATGGGACACAGATGACACCACAGGATCTGCAAATCTTTCTGCAAGAGAATTTTGCCGCGTGGGTACAGGCGCTGGATCTCACCGTGACGCAGGCCACCCCCGAGGGTGTCACCCTGTCGATGCCGATCACCGACAGTCTTGCCCGGGTGGGGGGCATTGTCTCGGGACAGGCGCTGGCCGCGCTGGCGGACACATCCATGGTTCTGGCCGCCATTGCCCATACCGGCGAAGCACGCCCCATCGCCACCACCGATCTGCACACGCAATTCCTGCGCCCCGGTGTCGGATCTGCAATCGCGTGTCACGCCGAAGTGGTGCGGGCCGGGCGGGCCCTGATTTTCACCCGCGCCAGCATGAACAGCGCCGACAGTGGCAAACCGGTGGCCACCGCCACCGCCACGTTCTACGTTCCCTGAACGCGAGAGGCAGGATTGATGCGTGATTTTGACCAGATCTTTGCCATTTCGGCAGACCGCCACGGCGGGCCAGAGAGTCTGGAAGCCAAGCTGACACGCCCCCGCCCTGTCCAAGAGCTGGCCCAGTTGCCCGAGGCGCATTGGCTGGCGACACTGACCAAATGCGTGTTTCAGGCCGGGTTCAACTGGAAGGTCATCGAACACAAATGGGCCGGGTTCGAAGCCGCGTTTGACGGCTTTGACGTCGGGCGGTGCGCCTTTATGGATGACGAGAAATTCGACGCCCTGATCACGGACACGCGCATTGTGCGCAATGGCCCAAAGATTGCCACCGTGCGCGACAACGCCGCCTTGCTGCTCGAGTTGCGCGCCGAGGGCGGGGTCAGCGAGACCCTGGGTGGCTGGCCATCCGAGGATTACATTGGTCTGTTGGACATGCTCAAGACACGCGGGTCACGTCTGGGCGGCATGACCGGGCAATACGCCATGCGATTTGCCGGCCGCGATGCGTTTATCCTGTCACGGGACGTCACCGCACGATTGATTGCCGAAGGTGTTGTGGACAAGCAACCGACGTCGAAAACGGCGATGAAGGCCGCGCAGAGCGCATTCAACACCTGGTGCGACCAAAGCGGGCGATCGCTGAGCGAAGTCAGTCGTGTACTGGCAATGAGCGTATGACTAACATATCCGTGTCTTTCATGTTCGACCTGGTCGCAGCCTGGCCAAAGGGTGCAGGGAGGCGCGCATGTTGATCCACCGGTCGCTGATCCTGTCGCTGGTCGTGTTTCTGGTCGTGTCTTGCGGTCGCCCGCTGACCGACAGCGAACGCGATTTTGTGACCAAGCTGCATGGCAGCGCGCTGGACATGGACCGGGTGCGTCTGGTCAAAGGCGCGCCTGTGGGCAGCGTCACCTTTCGGCGCAAACCCCGCCCACGGGTGACCTGTCGCGAGCGCATTCTTCCACCCAGCAAGGACGAGGTGGTCACCACCTCTCCCGCTGCCGTGGCGTTGTTCAACCGGATCCTGTTTGCCAAACACTGGTATACCGAAAACTATCTGCCTGCCTATCCGGACCGATTGTACCTGGTCGAAGCCATGTTGCTGGCCCATGAGATGACCCATGTCTGGCAATGGCAAAACAGAAAACAGACCGGATATCACCCGCTGCGCGCCGCCGCCGAGCACAGCGCCAGCGACGATCCCTATCTGTTCGAATTTTCCGGTGCCCCGGATTTCCTGAGCTATGGCTACGAACAGCAAGGGGCCATTGTCGAAGAATACGTCTGTTGTCGCGCCTTGGCCCCCACGGCCCCACGCACCCAGCGCCTGCACGACATGCTGCAAGGGGCCTTTCCGGTCTCAGATCTGCCCCAAAGCCGGGAAAACGATGTCTATCTTCCGTGGAAAGACGCCGAGGTCGACGGCATCTGCGACTGATCCCTGTTGCCTGTTGTCTGCCTGTTGCCCGGTGTCAGCATCTGCACCTGCCAACACGCGCTCCCGCCCGCCTGAGGGGCATCTTGCGATGCCACACAGGCCGTTGGGCCAAGCGCCGAACAGGCTATGCCTGTTCGGCGTTACCCGTCGGCGACCTGTGCGCTTTCGAGATAGGTCAGCAATGCAACCAACGAGCGCGGCGTCGGTGTCATGACCCCGTCAACATCCAGCGGAATGGGTGGCCCGGACAGCAGCGCTCCGAATTCCGGCATGATTTGGGAGGTGTCATGTCCGCGCCCATAGCCATCAATGCGCGACAGGATCTCGGCCCTGGGGAAATCTCCGCCCCGCCGGGCTGCGATCCGGGTCAGATCCGGGGCGTTTTGTCCCCCAACCAGCTCGCCGCCCTGACCGCGCACACCGTGACAGGCCGCGCAGTTTTCCAGATACAGCGTTTCCCCTTCGGCTGCGGGTGGCATTTCAGCATCGCTACAGGCCCAGAGTCCCAGCGCCGCAGCACAGCACATCCATGGTGTCATCCGGTTCATTGTGCCTGTACCCCCTGCAGAAAAGCCATCAAATCGGCGATCGGACGGCTGGTCAGGATCGGCTGCCCCGCCGCAGTCTTGAGCGCCACGTCGTCCCCCTCGAAAAAGGGGCCATAGACCGGCATCGGGCTGCCGTGGCTGACCAGCGGATCGCGCCCGTCAATGCGCATGACAACCCGCGCAGTGGGGAAAACCCCACCGTTGTTCGCACGCAGCGCCGTCAGATCCGTCGGTTTGATCACCATAACCCCCGCCATGGGACCGTGGCCCGTCGCTTCGATGCCGTGGCAGGTCGCGCAATGGGTCCGAAAGACCCCGGCCCCGGTATCGGCGTCCCCGACCGGATCCGTGGCCCCAGCCATCCCAGGCAAGGTTCCGGCCAGCACACAGGCAGTAATCTGCGCCATAAATCTCATATTCAACTCCTCCCGTCGAATTCACCTGTCACAGGTCCTGAAGCGTTTCAAGATAGCCCGCCAATGTCACCAAAGCGGTTGGCGTAGCGATCACCTGACCGTCGGCGGTTGTCCAGGCTTCTTTGGGGCCGTCCAACAGCCCGTCAAATTCTGGCATCAACCCCTGGACGTCCTTGCCGCGATAACCATGCATGGTGGCGATCACTCGCTCGGCCGGAAAAACTCCGTCATTTGCCGCGCTCAGCCCGCGCAGGTTGGCAGGAGGAACCGGCAATTGATCTGCCAATGGTCCGTCCCCGGCACCGCTGCGCCCATGACAGGAGACACAGTTCTGTTTGAACAGATCGGCCCCCGACCGCTCTGTCACCGGCGTACAGGCAATCAGGACCATCAAACACAGGCCCGGGACCGCCATCGCAACCCGAACAGTCACAGCATGCATGGAAAATGTCACATGGGATCCTTGTCGTTTCTAACGTGGTTTCTCAGGTCATTTCCTGGCATTTTCAGACTTGCCCCTGCCTGCCCGGACGGCAATGATCCAGATCAACCGACTATCCACATTCCCCAAGAGCACTGCAACAGGATCCTGACATGACACATTACGCCGCCCTCATGCTGGCCGCTGGAATTGGTATCCCGGTTCTGGCCGCACTGAATGCTGGGCTGGGTCGGTTCATCGGCTCGCCCACCACAGCCGGGGTGGTTCTGTTTGCCGTTGCTTTTGGGGCCTCGGCGTTGTTGCTGCTGTTCACCGGCCCGCACGCCCTGAGCAAGGTCGTGGAAGCCCCCAAGCATTTGCTGCTTGCAGGTCTTCTGGTGGCGTTCTACGTGCTTTCGATCACCCATGTGGCACCGCATTTCGGCGTCGGAAACGCCGTGTTCTTTGTGCTGCTGGGTCAGTTGATCAGCGCCGCGATAATCGACCACTTTGGGCTGTTTGGTGCCCAGGCCAATCCATTGACGCTGGCCCGATCCGCAGGAATTGGGTTGATGGCCGTGGGAGTCGGAGTGACCCAGCTGTCGTAATCAGGGTATGTTTTCGGCGCTGTTCGCGGCCAAAATCGGACCTTTGGCCCAGGGTCCGCTCCATGCACTTCGCCAGGTGATACGCATTTTTTTGCAATTTGGACCAATTTGCTAGACGATTGCGTCTAACCTTCCCTTTTTGTTTTCGGAAATTTGCCATGAAATCGACTGCTCCATATCTGTTATCCGCTGCACTTTTGTCTTTTGGGGGTCTTGTCCCGATGCAATCCGCGGCAAACGAAGCCGCGCATGAAACTCTCGAAGCTGAGAGCGGGCCCCATATTGTCGAGCTGTTTATCGGGTCTACTTACGCGGATCATCATGGGCACCGGGAACATGCCTTTTCGATTGGGGGGCAGTATCGGTATGCCCTGTCC
Protein-coding regions in this window:
- a CDS encoding DMT family transporter — translated: MTHYAALMLAAGIGIPVLAALNAGLGRFIGSPTTAGVVLFAVAFGASALLLLFTGPHALSKVVEAPKHLLLAGLLVAFYVLSITHVAPHFGVGNAVFFVLLGQLISAAIIDHFGLFGAQANPLTLARSAGIGLMAVGVGVTQLS
- a CDS encoding cytochrome c, producing MNRMTPWMCCAAALGLWACSDAEMPPAAEGETLYLENCAACHGVRGQGGELVGGQNAPDLTRIAARRGGDFPRAEILSRIDGYGRGHDTSQIMPEFGALLSGPPIPLDVDGVMTPTPRSLVALLTYLESAQVADG
- a CDS encoding cytochrome c → MTFSMHAVTVRVAMAVPGLCLMVLIACTPVTERSGADLFKQNCVSCHGRSGAGDGPLADQLPVPPANLRGLSAANDGVFPAERVIATMHGYRGKDVQGLMPEFDGLLDGPKEAWTTADGQVIATPTALVTLAGYLETLQDL
- a CDS encoding DNA-3-methyladenine glycosylase I; translation: MRDFDQIFAISADRHGGPESLEAKLTRPRPVQELAQLPEAHWLATLTKCVFQAGFNWKVIEHKWAGFEAAFDGFDVGRCAFMDDEKFDALITDTRIVRNGPKIATVRDNAALLLELRAEGGVSETLGGWPSEDYIGLLDMLKTRGSRLGGMTGQYAMRFAGRDAFILSRDVTARLIAEGVVDKQPTSKTAMKAAQSAFNTWCDQSGRSLSEVSRVLAMSV
- a CDS encoding PaaI family thioesterase — its product is MTPQDLQIFLQENFAAWVQALDLTVTQATPEGVTLSMPITDSLARVGGIVSGQALAALADTSMVLAAIAHTGEARPIATTDLHTQFLRPGVGSAIACHAEVVRAGRALIFTRASMNSADSGKPVATATATFYVP
- a CDS encoding c-type cytochrome; the protein is MAGATDPVGDADTGAGVFRTHCATCHGIEATGHGPMAGVMVIKPTDLTALRANNGGVFPTARVVMRIDGRDPLVSHGSPMPVYGPFFEGDDVALKTAAGQPILTSRPIADLMAFLQGVQAQ